TATGGTCTACATATCGACGAGAATCGTCAACCAACAGTAGAAGTTAGAGTGTCGCAACCAGATGGAGAGTTCGAGTTTGCTTGTCTCGGCATAGTTGTTGGAAGACTCGTTGGCTATGGTATACCTCTTTTCAGGGGCATACTTCATGCTGAGCCGGATGAATTAAAGGCGTTGGGTGCAGCATTAGCCAGTGTCGGAGGTGTGCCTATGTTTCACATGGAGGGTATAACGCCGGAGGCCAGATTGTATACGGATACATCTATGGAGAAAATCACGATTACAAAGTCCGACATAATGAACGTCAAAGAAGAGTATGCTAGCGAAGTCGATCCAGACTTAATATTTCTTGGCTGTCCACACCTTTCACTTACGCAACTTAAAAAGGTAGCATCGGCTTTGGTTGGAAAAAAAGTTAGAAAAAAGCTTTGGTTGTGCTGCTCTAAATACGTCAAGCTAGAGGCAGACAGGTTAGGCATAACGCAGACTATAGAAGCTGCCGGTGGTATGGTTGTATGCGATACCTGCCCGGTAGTTGCACCCATAAGAGACTTGGGCATAACGACAGTTGCTACGAACTCAGCTAAAGGAGCATGGTATTCGAGAAACGTAAATAATCTATGCGTGAGATTGCTCTCGACGGAGGAATGTCTCAGGGAAGCGACCAAATGAACGCCATTTTAGAGTTAAGAGGTAGGGTCATAAAAGGAGGAATGGCTGAAGGTGAAGCGCTGGTTTCATCGCAACCAATATCATTTTACGGAGGCGTCGACCCCGAAACGGGAGTGATTAAGGAAAAGGGGCACGAGTTAGAGGGGAAGAGCATAGCCGGAAAGATCTTGATCTTTCCGTATGGAAAAGGTTCGACCGTTGGCTCCTACGTAATGTACAGGTTAAAGAAAAAGGGCGTGGCGCCAAACGCGATAATAAATCAGAGGTGCGAGCCCATAGTCGCCGTAGGTGCAATAATAAGTAACATACCTACTGTTGATTGCGTTGATACCAGCAAATTTAAGAACGGTGACTGGATAAAAATAGAAGACGGGAAAATAATTGTGAAGCGACGCTAGAGGTCGCTCGTGAAAAACTCGCTGATCTTTTCAGCTATGTAGTGCAAATCCTCAACACTCACCTTAGGATGTACTGGTAGAGAGAGCACTTCGTCTGAAGCCTCCTCGGATATGGGTAGCGAACCCCTTTGGTAACCGTAAAGTCCCATGTAAAGCGGATGTAAGTGGACTGGATTTGGCCAATAAATCGCGGCTTCAATACCATTTTCTACGAGATGTTTTCGGAGCGCATCTCTTGACTTTTTAGGCCCACTTTTGACTCTTATCGTATAGACGTAGTGTGATGGTTTGACATGAGAAGGAAAGGTTGGAGTCATGATGCCGGGTATGTCTTTAAGATAATTTGCTAGAGTTTCTGCATTCCTCGCCCTAACGGCGTTTAGCTTATCCAGTTTCGAAAGTTGCACGAGACCTATCGCAGCCTCGAATTCTGTCATCCTATAGTTCAGTCCAGGCATCACGGCCATGTGTGCTTCCTCCTGACCGTGCGTTCTGAAGAGTCTGCACTTTCTGGCGTATTCGGCATCATTAGTGGTTATAATTCCGCCTTCGCCAGTCGTCATGTTCTTACTGGCGAAGAAGCTAAAACAACCCATATGGCCAATGCTGCCGACTTTTCTGCCTTTGTAGAGTGCTCCATGCGCTTGAGCCGCATCCTCGATAACGATTAGCCCTTTATCTTCAGCAATTTCCATTATGGCATCCATCTCGGCGGGACATCCATAAACATGCACAGGTATTACCGCCTTCGTATTGTCTGTTATAGCATTCTGAAACTTTTCAGGGTCCATACATAACGTTTCAGGGTCTACGTCCACAAATACGGGTCTGGCACCTTGGATGAGCACGACGTTTGCTGTGGCCACGAAAGTCATCGCCGGTACTATGACTTCGTCACCATGTCCTATGCCACATGCTGCGAGGGCTGTATGAAGAGCAGCGGTTCCGGAGTTTACGGCGATTGCATACTCAACACCTATATATGATGCAAACCTTTTCTCAAATTCACTAACTCTCTCGCCGCTACCGTGCCAGGTAGTAAGTATGCCCGTCTCAAGGACCTTAGAAACTTCCCTTATCTCCGACTCATCGATTACGGGTTGGTTTATTCGAATCTTTTTATTGACCAAACCCTCACGCACCCCAAAATGGTTACGTTTAAACATATCTGCCCTCAAATTTAAGATGTGAAGTTTAGTTTACAAAATTGTCAATCGTAATGCCTCGTTTGCTAAGAAGTTTCTGGAAAGGCTCAGTAATACCTAGGTATTTATACGATATTCTCAGGATATCTTAATCTTGCTTGAATGGGTGTGTTGGCACACGTAGCATCTTCAAAATTAGATCCATGCCGAGATCTTAACTATGGATAAAGGGCCGAGCCGAATATGTTAGCGATTTTCCTCTATTAGAGAAGCTTTAGTTAAAAGGCTTAAGATGCTGTTGTGACGTCACATAACATCATTAAGATATGTCGCGTAAATTCATATAAGTTTACGAGCTCCTTTTGACGTCATGTAGTATCAATACAGGATAATACGAAAATATTGTCAGACCAGCGTTGTGAGAAAATTATTAAATCGTACACATAATAAACTCAGTTTACAAAAGTGTAGACTAGGTGATGCAATTGGATGCTACGATCCTCAATGAAATCAAGCAGTATTGGGAGAATGATGTCATATTCAGGTTAATCAGTGAAAGGTGCTCCCTTACTAAGAAACAGATCGAGACGTTGTTGATAGACGTTCTGCCGGAAAGTAGGGGCATGAGGCTTACGGTGGAAGAAAAGGCAAAGCTCCGTGGGGTCTCAAAAGGCTCGTTTTTAAGGACCAAAAAACAGGCGATGGATAATATAACCAAGTCGCTTTACACGATATTGCTGCTGGGTTATCTTGGGTTGTTTGAGTTGCCGACATACTCCTGGTTCTTGCAGGCTTCTGAGACCCTAAACGGCAGAAACCCTGAAGCAATAGCTGGCCTGCTACTCAAGCTTACAGAGGCGAAAAAGTAAATGGATACGCTGCTATTCGTCTTCATCATGCTGTTTGTTACGCAGACAACGATATTTTACGCATTATTGCGTAGAGCTAGTGCACATAAGAGAATGACGTCAAATGATGCAATCATAAGTGAGTTGATAGATATAAAAGAAGCGATCAGCAAGTTAGAAAACAGACTACTCACACATAACTCCACATTTAAAGTTCCTGAAAAAATAACGGAAGATGACTTTAACCAGACGTGTTATAAGGTATTAGAGCTTCTAAAAATTGAAGGCCCTTCCTCATCATCGGAGCTTAGCATTAAGCTCAATAGAAGCCGTGAGCATATATCCAGAATCCTAAAGAACCTCTATATGAAAGGACTTGTCACGAGGACTGGCAAGCCCTTTAAATATAAAATAACCGATAGAGGCCTCGCCTTTTTGGAGAATGCTACATAAGATTTTTTAGAAGGGTTTTAACAAAGTAAAGTTGGCTTGCCGGCCATAGATGGGGGGAAACGCCCGGACCCATTCCGAACCCGGAAGCTAAGCCCCCATCGCGTGGAAGTAGTCTGGTGCGAGAGCCCAGGCGAGGGCCACGTGCTGGCAAGCCACTACTCAACGTTTTTAATGTTTAACAGTCTGAAGTTGTAACATATGTAGTGATTTTTCATAAATTCTCCTGATACAACCCGGGTCAGACATCAGATAGTCTCCAAAATATCCATAAGCTCTAGCCCTACAGCCTCCGCAGATGAGCTTATACGAACACACTCCGCATCCGCCCTTCAGTCTATTCCTGTCCCTAAGATCGTTAAGAACCCTTGAACTAAGCCATATTTTTTCAAAACTTTCGTGCCTTAAGTTACCAAGTTTTATGGGCATGAAGACACACGGCTGAACATCGCCTTCAGGGCTTATCGCTGCATAAACCCTGCCTGCGCCGCAACCACCGATGAACTCCGCAACTTCTGGAGTTATTCCAGGAATGTTTGTGTAGTGAGTCGTAGGTATTACAGGTTCAACGCATGGGGCCGTCGGGTTAGCTGCGCAAATCTCATTTATAATTTCCTCTCTTGTCTCGAGTCCAACTCTGGCAAACTGAGGCGCTGTAGTGTATATTTTCAACTTCTTGTTTTGAATCATATTAAAAACTAGCCTCCTATATAAGTATCTCATGAGTTCTTCCCTTTCTTGTGGTGTTGGATCCTCTTCTAAGATCTCTGTAGCCCTACCAGTCGGTATGAAATTAAAACATATGAAATAGTCTGCTCCGAGTCCCTCGATAAAGTCGATCATTTTTTGTATCTCTAGTATGTTATGTTTAGTTACGGTCGTGGCAACGCCTACTGTAACGCCCTCCTCCGTCAGGTATTTGATTGCGGAAACCGCCCTATCCCAACTACCGAGAATCCCCCTAAATTCATCGTGCGTTTTCGGGTTTATACTGTCCAGGCTTATTTCAGCGTAGTGAACGGTTTTGGCAAGCTTTTTAGCGACATCCTTAGTTATGAGTGTGCCGTTTGAAGCGATCGTTACATACATGCCGTTATCCCTTGCACTACTTGCGACTTCGAAGAAATCCTGTCTGACGAGTGGCTCCCCTCCCGAAAATGCAATAGAAGTTACATCGGCATCTGAAAGCTCCTTAACGACATGAAGTGCCTCGCTTGTTGTGAGTTCCGTTGGCAGACTTGCACTGGCATTTTGATAACAATGTTTACACCTGAGGTTGCATCTATTCGTAAAGTTCCAGACAACGAATAATGGCGCACCCGTGACGAAAGGTTTTGTTGCACCAAACCAAGCCAAGCCCTTTATGGTTGACGTCAGACCTTTTCTCCAATACGATACGCTCAAAGCTTTGACCAGCGCGTCTCGGTTGGTATTTAGTGCCTTTAAAGTGATAAAAGTAAAAAACTTAAGTGCAGAAACGATCGATGCGCATGTGATACACTTCTTTTGTTTAATTCCCAAACATTCATCAAAAAATATGTCTATGGGTCTCTTACCACACTTTCCGCATTTTTCCAAACCCTTCCTTATTAATGCTCTTGGTTGCGAACTTGAGAGAATAATGCGTATGGCACTGAAGCCAAGCGAAATCGGTACGCCACTCATCAAGTTACTACAGGTTCCGGGGGTAAAAATAAGTTTTCATAATTTTTTAACGGTGAAAAATCTAATAGAAAATTGTAGGAAAATTAAACGATAGTTAAGCTTTCCTCATAAAACTCCTTATTCTTCTCATAGAAAATCCATGCAGTAACGTTCTCGATTTTCCTCTCATATATTGAAACTATAAGATACGTCATGGAGGGCCAAGCAACTTCTGCGTCGTAGGCCGACGGTCTTGCGGGATAGTTAGGATGGGAATGGTATACGCCGATGAGCATTAAACCATGTATTTCCGCATCTTTTTCCGCATTATATATGTCTAATGGGTCAACTACGTATCTTACTCTTCTATCCCCTACGTAAACGTTTTTGCTCTTGATGACTCTAACGACAACTTTCTTATCACCTTCCCTTCTTCCTATTAGAAGTCCGCAGCACTCTTCTGGGTATGTTTCTAAGGCATGTCCGATCACTTCGTCCAGGTCGGCCTTGCGTATTATGAGTGTCAACTCGTTAACTAAAGGATCGCACTAACATATAACTGTCTCAAGTCAATCAATTGCGCGTTGAGATGCAGATTAGGTCTGGGTCTCTTCTTTCCAGAAACGTTCTTCAACATACCTATCTCCTCCGTCCGGAAATATAGTTACCAGTACCCCATCCTCTAGCTCTCTAGCTACCTTTAGTACAGCGGCAAACGCAGCACCAGACGATATGCCGACGAGGATGCCTTCGACCCTTGCAAGCTCTTTAACCATTTTGTACGCCTCGAGTGTGGATACATCTATGCGCATATCGCTAAGATTCTCGTCATATATCTTAGGTCTTATGTTCGTACTCATATGTTTTAGCCCCTCGATTCCATGAAAGCCCGAGTCTGGTTGAACCTCAACAAGCTTTATACTCGGATTAAACTCTTTTAACCTCCTTCCAACCCCCATGAGTGTTCCGGACGTTCCAACACCTGCGATAAAATGTGTTAAACTTCCCTTGGTTTGTTTGATAATCTCAGGACCCGTTGTTGTGTAGTGAGCTAACCAGTTTGCTTCGTTGTCGTATTGGTTCGCGTAAAAGTATGCCTTCGGATCTTGCTCATATAGTTCGCGGGCTTTTCTAATCGCACCGTCTATCCCGTCCACAGGGTTTGTGTATACAACTTCGGCCCCATAGGCCTTCATGATAGCAATCTTCTTACTACTGGTGTTCGCTGGAACCAACATCTTACATTTATAGCCGAGGTTCGCTGCAATCATCGAATAAGAAACTCCCATATTGCCTGAGGTAGCATCGAGGATCGTTTTATCTGGTTTTAGAGTTTCATTCCTTATTGCGCTCAGTATTATGTTCAGAGCAGCTCTGTCCTTAACAGAACCTCCTGGGTTGAAAAACTCAAGTTTGGCATAAATCTTAACGCTGTCCTTTATGCCATATTTTGTGGGTAACTTTTTAAGCCTACAAAGCGGCGTGTTGCCGATAAGTTTTAAAGGTTTATCGTAAATTCTAAGGTAGTAAATATCGTAATCTTCTTGGACCTGTGTGTTGTGTCGATTAATCGACACAAAAGACCGGCCACCTCTTCTTTTAGGTTCATTATTCTCTACTTAATAAACATAAATTCGTCCAAATCTTGGCCAATTTACCGCTTTTCGGCAGCCTTTTTCGACTTCATTTTCATCTCTATACTAGCGATCTTCTTTTCACAACCGGCAATAACGAACCTCCTTCGTGAGAAGATAAAATGAAGGATGAGCCCTATGCCCCAGCCTAACAAAGGCCATATGAACCATATGACGTGAGGAGATGTATAGAGGTTTATGAATATTAATAAAGCGTTGATTATAACGTAAATGACCAAGTGTACCAATGTACCAAGAAACCTCGGTTGGACTCTTCTACTTCGAGCTCTGTCCAGGCTTGCTTAAATTCCTCCAATATTTCTTCGGAGGCATCCATGCATTAGCAAAATTAATAACTTAAATAAATTTTTTCCTTCGAATTGGCCTCACTCGTAGCCAAATTGATAGAGTATCATATATGGGCTTAAAATTTTCACCTTCGTATTAGAAAGAAGCAGGAAAGTATCTCCTGATCTTACGTTGTGACTCCTGCCTTCTACCTCGACGGTACCATCTCCTTCCGCAACAAAGCATATCAGCTCTCTGTCTTTATTATGCGGTACGTACTCTACACGTATTCCGACCACTTCTTGGAATAGGTGCATATATTCCGGTGAAAGGCGCTCGTGAAAGGTTTGCTTCAAACTCCTAACTTTTTCTAAGACCTTATACAAGTCCCTCCCTCCAATATCGTCGATGTTATCAAAACCAACATCAGGAATTTCCTCATTAACTAGCTCTATGTCCTGAACGAAGTCCCATGGGCCGGTTTCCTTAGAACCACATACGAATACGAATGCTGCTTCGCCTGCCCCTTTATTTTTAAAACCATGCACTTGTTCCTTCCTTATGTAGAGGATGTCAGTCTGTGTGGTCTTACATACCTTGCCATCGAGATAATGTAACCCCTCCACGTATTCCGGCAAAAAATGGTGTTCGTCGAGAAAACGATGATAATGAAGTGGTGCTTTATCTCTTACTTTAACGACGTAAAGACCTATAAACTCGCTGGCAATTAATCTAGCAATCCGCAATCCAACCTTTTTGTAAAGTGTAAAATGGTAGTCTGGAACTTCCTTCCAATTAACTACGTATATACCATTGCCCAGTGTGATCCGTTCGGCTGCATTCACAAAGTTTTCATAGATGTTTTTCAACAGAGTGTGGCTGTCCTTTGCAGAATATAACCCGTCTTCGATGAGTTCTAGAGCTTGAACGTATTGGTAGAGTGTTGGGAAAATTCTATGATCTTGGTATACTCGATGATACCTTGCGGAGTACAGCAAGGATAATCCCTTAAGAGCTACTTTAACATCTTGTTCGTAGCCCCCTAACTCGCCAGTTTCTGCAACCCTTTGGATCGATCCCATTATGGGTGCATACACATCTAAGCTCCTAAAAGCGCTCACATAAAGCCTGGCGTATTGAATTTGGTTTTTCACAGACTCCAAGGTCCTAGTATTTACAAATTCTTCCGCAGCCTTTACGGCATCCTCAAACTCCGCAGAACTTCTCATCAATATTAGTTATTGCCCGCTGATTAAAAATGTTTCAAAAAATTATTTAATGATAGAATTAGGCTAAAGAAAACAATCAGTCAAACTGGACTTTTACGCCCTCTTTTCCACTTCTTATAATTCTCTCGAACTCCTGCATGATCCTTTTAGTTATTGGTCCAGGTATGCCGTCTCCAATTTGTATGCCGTTTATCTTAACTACCGGTAATATCTCAGCGCCTGTTCCCGTCAAGAAAACCTCTTCTGCAGTAACCAACTCAAATGGTGTTATGTCCCTTTCTACGATCTCCATTCCAAGTTCACGTATTAACTTCATAATTCTCCTTCTCGTCACGCCGTCCAGAATGCCCGCGGTCGGTGGTGGTGTAGCTATAATGCCGTCCCTAACGATGAAAAGGTTTGCCGCCTCCGCCTCTGAGACGAACCCTCTGCTGTCGAGCATGATGGCCATATCAGCACCAGCTTCGATGGCCTCCAGTTTCGCGAGTATGCTGTTGAGGTAGTTTAACGACTTAACTTCATGTGTGGTCGCCGAGACGGAATCTCTTCTTGTTGATGCTATTATTGTGGATATGCCTCTTTCTTTAGCAGCCCCTCCTACCAGTTGTACCTGCTCAACTATGATTATTATGCTCGACTTGGAACATTTTCTGGGGTCTAAACCTAAATCGCCTACACCTCTAGTTACTATGAGTCTGACGTAAGAATCCTTAGCCCGGTTCCTCTTGACAGTTTCAACAACAGCAGCTATCATTTCCTCTTTTGAAATGGGTATGTTAAGTTTGATGAACTTCGCCGAGTTATATAGCCTATCTATGTGTTCCTTTAACAGAAATATTACGCCGTCATAGACTCTTATTCCTTCAAAGACACCATCTCCGTAAAGTAAACCATGGTCGTACACAGAAATTTTTGCCTCAGATTTGGGATAAAACTTTCCGTCAATATAAACTAACGGTTCATTCACATCCATTCACATATGTCACCCCCTCGTCATATTATATAAATTATTGCATATCTTTACCACTCGTCGAGATTATGGTATTTATAAAAACACTATAATTCTCGATAAGCCTTTCCAAGATTACAGAACAAGAAAGACCGTTAATAGAGCACCTCACATAACGCCCGGCGGAATGTCTGTCTTAGTTTTTGGCTGTTTAAACTCTTCAGCTCTCTTAAGTGAGCTAATGTAGAGCTCAACCCTCTTTACTTGTTCTTCAAGCCTTGTGTAGTCTAGGTGCTTGAGCTTTAAAGCCGCGGAGAGTCTTTTCAGCACTTCTATCGAAGCTTTGGGCTGTGCTATATCGGGTCTTTCTATTTCTCCGAGAAAACACACTCCCTCTATGTTGCGTTGTGCTGCTAAACCTAACAGGAGACCATTAAAACCAGTTATGTACCCCTCGCCCCGCATTTGCTGAGCTCCATAAGACGCTATCTCTTCGTTAAGCCTAGCATCTGTTACTGCGTAAAAAACTCTCGGCTCTGGTGTTGATATGCCGGTATGCGCCGCTCCTAATGTGTATATTCTTCTAACACTTAAACTGACCGCCAAATCTAACAGATCCTCACACAGCTCATACAATATGTGAGGGTCTTGAGGTTGATAAAATCCGGTAAAGACGGCAAAGTCTCTTCCACCCCAATATACTCTAAAGGAAAACCTTTCGAATTCTATAAGAGAATTTTTATGAACGACGTACGGTGGCATATAGTCCAGTATCTCTGCTATTGGCTCCATCTTCAACTCTTCTATTAGATACGCCGCCGCAATGCCGCCTACATTACCCATGCCAGGAAGCGCCGCTACTAAAGATTTAACAGTGACGCCCTTCCTCAATATGTTTACTTCCAAACCTGTATTGCGCCCTTTAGTAAGAACAATATGTGCTCCTAATAGAGTTTGCCTAAGAATCGCTCAGCTAACGTTTATTAGACCCTTAACCCAGAAAAATGACGATATGGGAAAAAGAAAGATAGTATCCGAATCCGACGTTTTAGAAGAGCCAGTGAGCCCAGGACCTGGGGACGTTTATGGTGTTGTCGTAAAGATGTATGGGTACGACAGGGCTTTAGTGGAATGCTCAGATGGAAAGCAAAGGTTATGCAGGATAAAGGGACAATTAAAAAGGAGAATTTGGATTAAGGAAGGAGACCTGGTGTTGGTCAGTCCTTGGGAATTTCAACAGGATAGGGGAGACATTTTTTGGAGGTTCACGAGGAACCAAGCGATAGAATTAGCTAAGCAAGGTGCCTTACCCGACTTCCTTAAGGCAAGGATAGAGGCCGGGTAAAATTTTACCTACGT
This genomic stretch from Aigarchaeota archaeon harbors:
- a CDS encoding aconitase X catalytic domain-containing protein — its product is MQSKMYLSKEEERMLVGEFGYAAQKAMEILVALGKIYDAEKLVPINSAHISGVSYANVGEDGLEFLEELASNGKVLVKTTLNPAGMDLDKWSLMGITREFADNQLKVIDVYKRMGIEITCTCTPYLSGNVPKIGDHIAWSESSAVVYANSVIGARTNRESGISALAAAITGRTPFYGLHIDENRQPTVEVRVSQPDGEFEFACLGIVVGRLVGYGIPLFRGILHAEPDELKALGAALASVGGVPMFHMEGITPEARLYTDTSMEKITITKSDIMNVKEEYASEVDPDLIFLGCPHLSLTQLKKVASALVGKKVRKKLWLCCSKYVKLEADRLGITQTIEAAGGMVVCDTCPVVAPIRDLGITTVATNSAKGAWYSRNVNNLCVRLLSTEECLREATK
- a CDS encoding DUF126 domain-containing protein; the encoded protein is MNAILELRGRVIKGGMAEGEALVSSQPISFYGGVDPETGVIKEKGHELEGKSIAGKILIFPYGKGSTVGSYVMYRLKKKGVAPNAIINQRCEPIVAVGAIISNIPTVDCVDTSKFKNGDWIKIEDGKIIVKRR
- a CDS encoding DegT/DnrJ/EryC1/StrS family aminotransferase, encoding MVNKKIRINQPVIDESEIREVSKVLETGILTTWHGSGERVSEFEKRFASYIGVEYAIAVNSGTAALHTALAACGIGHGDEVIVPAMTFVATANVVLIQGARPVFVDVDPETLCMDPEKFQNAITDNTKAVIPVHVYGCPAEMDAIMEIAEDKGLIVIEDAAQAHGALYKGRKVGSIGHMGCFSFFASKNMTTGEGGIITTNDAEYARKCRLFRTHGQEEAHMAVMPGLNYRMTEFEAAIGLVQLSKLDKLNAVRARNAETLANYLKDIPGIMTPTFPSHVKPSHYVYTIRVKSGPKKSRDALRKHLVENGIEAAIYWPNPVHLHPLYMGLYGYQRGSLPISEEASDEVLSLPVHPKVSVEDLHYIAEKISEFFTSDL
- a CDS encoding MarR family transcriptional regulator → MDTLLFVFIMLFVTQTTIFYALLRRASAHKRMTSNDAIISELIDIKEAISKLENRLLTHNSTFKVPEKITEDDFNQTCYKVLELLKIEGPSSSSELSIKLNRSREHISRILKNLYMKGLVTRTGKPFKYKITDRGLAFLENAT
- a CDS encoding radical SAM protein encodes the protein MSGVPISLGFSAIRIILSSSQPRALIRKGLEKCGKCGKRPIDIFFDECLGIKQKKCITCASIVSALKFFTFITLKALNTNRDALVKALSVSYWRKGLTSTIKGLAWFGATKPFVTGAPLFVVWNFTNRCNLRCKHCYQNASASLPTELTTSEALHVVKELSDADVTSIAFSGGEPLVRQDFFEVASSARDNGMYVTIASNGTLITKDVAKKLAKTVHYAEISLDSINPKTHDEFRGILGSWDRAVSAIKYLTEEGVTVGVATTVTKHNILEIQKMIDFIEGLGADYFICFNFIPTGRATEILEEDPTPQEREELMRYLYRRLVFNMIQNKKLKIYTTAPQFARVGLETREEIINEICAANPTAPCVEPVIPTTHYTNIPGITPEVAEFIGGCGAGRVYAAISPEGDVQPCVFMPIKLGNLRHESFEKIWLSSRVLNDLRDRNRLKGGCGVCSYKLICGGCRARAYGYFGDYLMSDPGCIRRIYEKSLHMLQLQTVKH
- a CDS encoding M67 family metallopeptidase encodes the protein MTLIIRKADLDEVIGHALETYPEECCGLLIGRREGDKKVVVRVIKSKNVYVGDRRVRYVVDPLDIYNAEKDAEIHGLMLIGVYHSHPNYPARPSAYDAEVAWPSMTYLIVSIYERKIENVTAWIFYEKNKEFYEESLTIV
- a CDS encoding cysteine synthase family protein; its protein translation is MNRHNTQVQEDYDIYYLRIYDKPLKLIGNTPLCRLKKLPTKYGIKDSVKIYAKLEFFNPGGSVKDRAALNIILSAIRNETLKPDKTILDATSGNMGVSYSMIAANLGYKCKMLVPANTSSKKIAIMKAYGAEVVYTNPVDGIDGAIRKARELYEQDPKAYFYANQYDNEANWLAHYTTTGPEIIKQTKGSLTHFIAGVGTSGTLMGVGRRLKEFNPSIKLVEVQPDSGFHGIEGLKHMSTNIRPKIYDENLSDMRIDVSTLEAYKMVKELARVEGILVGISSGAAFAAVLKVARELEDGVLVTIFPDGGDRYVEERFWKEETQT
- a CDS encoding 2TM domain-containing protein, whose protein sequence is MVHLVIYVIINALLIFINLYTSPHVIWFIWPLLGWGIGLILHFIFSRRRFVIAGCEKKIASIEMKMKSKKAAEKR
- a CDS encoding AraC family ligand binding domain-containing protein; its protein translation is MRSSAEFEDAVKAAEEFVNTRTLESVKNQIQYARLYVSAFRSLDVYAPIMGSIQRVAETGELGGYEQDVKVALKGLSLLYSARYHRVYQDHRIFPTLYQYVQALELIEDGLYSAKDSHTLLKNIYENFVNAAERITLGNGIYVVNWKEVPDYHFTLYKKVGLRIARLIASEFIGLYVVKVRDKAPLHYHRFLDEHHFLPEYVEGLHYLDGKVCKTTQTDILYIRKEQVHGFKNKGAGEAAFVFVCGSKETGPWDFVQDIELVNEEIPDVGFDNIDDIGGRDLYKVLEKVRSLKQTFHERLSPEYMHLFQEVVGIRVEYVPHNKDRELICFVAEGDGTVEVEGRSHNVRSGDTFLLLSNTKVKILSPYMILYQFGYE
- the ilvE gene encoding branched-chain-amino-acid transaminase, translated to MNEPLVYIDGKFYPKSEAKISVYDHGLLYGDGVFEGIRVYDGVIFLLKEHIDRLYNSAKFIKLNIPISKEEMIAAVVETVKRNRAKDSYVRLIVTRGVGDLGLDPRKCSKSSIIIIVEQVQLVGGAAKERGISTIIASTRRDSVSATTHEVKSLNYLNSILAKLEAIEAGADMAIMLDSRGFVSEAEAANLFIVRDGIIATPPPTAGILDGVTRRRIMKLIRELGMEIVERDITPFELVTAEEVFLTGTGAEILPVVKINGIQIGDGIPGPITKRIMQEFERIIRSGKEGVKVQFD
- a CDS encoding PAC2 family protein; the encoded protein is MRKGVTVKSLVAALPGMGNVGGIAAAYLIEELKMEPIAEILDYMPPYVVHKNSLIEFERFSFRVYWGGRDFAVFTGFYQPQDPHILYELCEDLLDLAVSLSVRRIYTLGAAHTGISTPEPRVFYAVTDARLNEEIASYGAQQMRGEGYITGFNGLLLGLAAQRNIEGVCFLGEIERPDIAQPKASIEVLKRLSAALKLKHLDYTRLEEQVKRVELYISSLKRAEEFKQPKTKTDIPPGVM
- a CDS encoding translation initiation factor eIF-1A, whose product is MGKRKIVSESDVLEEPVSPGPGDVYGVVVKMYGYDRALVECSDGKQRLCRIKGQLKRRIWIKEGDLVLVSPWEFQQDRGDIFWRFTRNQAIELAKQGALPDFLKARIEAG